One window of the Bacillus alkalicellulosilyticus genome contains the following:
- a CDS encoding DNRLRE domain-containing protein: MNKKTKWFQQFIIKILVFLLIFTTIPLSQLHDTFAIESEENVDEIFDLIPEEIEQNEDNDLSNQDEPILESDAEEVEAVDPQREAILEQELEEELPITEPENHKSSYEDGNRKEDVSLRTETSKVYENTDGTYTAEVMLEPIHFLEGEEWIEFDNTLVSSSDGQHYENKRNEFKAKFPKESKVRNNSNLFTYTVKGHEIKFELIDETIDRGRKVHNKPQDSKSKRKGNTIKYNTPYSGVDIEYVVDGTKVKENIILHSYQGRNIFKFNIKTSNKLQAVKQEDGSIHFLDETDNFLFFIQRPFMFDSNFEQDPSGVLSQDVVQDIEQTKNGFILTLTADESFLKDPERVYPVTIDPWVDVFQPSDTYIASNSPNTNYSNNTVMFVGNHSTQGVTRSLLKWNLPNLPNATVVSAKIGLRQSSTGEDVPVQAHRLTSPFDPTTVTWNTRPTFASGAAGRGNSTQISEYLYIPVNNLVNNWYNGTTENHGVLLKYSNDHETTISRKGFRTTEWNNPDGTNIGKPKLVIDFRPNLLLGITDYWTYTPDIFQGEGTGVVNVINGNLVYDIPLLSLPGKTAAFNLNLNYNSLSGIEQAYGRGWFLDAQQFLFINSGQSVIEYRDAQATRYHFTKTVEDDENSYTSPEGTFFELEKIGTGFKLTNPDETVLYFDSRGRNTRTVDEKGNTILYEFDGTSRRITKISERYGNETSGRDITLQYNSNGLLERIRDFRGTETLLSYNFLNDKYRLQSITYANNRSTSLKKRISFSYNNDHRLTEVIDANGNKGTINYDEDSRVIEVIDPRSTNTSYRLEYFIRETIVTDARGFKTQFKYSNINRPTVNVTEITDDYQGTSPSTTKYTWEKNNIIEVIEPDPTTGQADSPSIYTGQYDDKGNLVSVSAPNNLLVQNEYDDKSNLIKEHEINGSFAEYVYDDESNLISTTDNFNLTDFSSYDKFGNIITSTSQKGIAHNRLVNSNFEVFSNDLPGNWNRALEGIYLSSATSKYGNRSAAITLSPSETSGFYTQTFAVLPEEEEKNYVVSGYIEASGITGEGARIRLYPLDASGKHLQKDGKNIEYVTPAFSDAVWMRVSDFFTLPKETAQVRVDLLFTGTGTVRFDAVQVVHGVSLEEYYSNENPSFESGTTSWTFNSLGSGDGRSTERARSGNASFKITGSTSAQRHVGQVVQASGRKGDPLSFSGWAYSTGANQTGAFALSVVVVNRDGTEETFSYPFNPAVKNEWQFIKHTVFPNKDFQQVRLLALYRNQTGIVYFDNLKLEETASTVFQQYSNDGNFLVSERNALNKQTSFTYDPNGNQLSSTDPLGRKTSYEYDFLDQLKKITLENGSASSPDNISVLYDYDNQGNLTKRTDPRGHVTIFEYNQVNTVTSEIDPLGKFIKYDYDQNGNQTSVERGKGTTVASKEEFTYDRKNRLSEKWVNGSKVWTNQYDRADNLTRLILPDQSSYSFTYDESSRLVEFLEPSGYKLANTFEENIASTSHGLRTSYQETDIRGTAQTTSFNYDMLKRTSSITGPRGGVTEFYYDESSLPIRIKSGVTNQYQKFDGAGQLIEQNILLRTSTLRLAYSYNDSGDVTSYYDGSAGHGYTYDFAGRLATWNYQGLSARYTYDKAGNLLNPNGKTYEFNASNEVVGFSYDDAGNLLKDDKYIYKWDGEGRLVSLSNLNGQLLESYAYHPNGLRKSKTNNSGLTLNYHYDGTDLIRITNTSGHTVWTFTWNNGEPISLTNSTGTTFYYVTNRRGDVVRIVDASGNVVARYNHDPWGRVLTTSENTVVAGQPIGYAGYVYDRETALYYLQARYYDPTMARFISRDPQIGSENHPFSQNMYNYAMNNPVMLTDPDGNLPFFVVFAVHIGVRMAIRYMARKGAQKVVKSIVRKAVNKVKTIRNKVVGNSGVWRHIKSTGPLNHGTNIPKSFELSMGKSKFWVHPNATKHMAEYSRSRSFSHGRAMSEQAMLTSFRAAVRQAQKQGIKYEKMMKVGGWELIFSPARNAGQLRVIKHALYK; this comes from the coding sequence GTGAATAAGAAAACAAAATGGTTTCAACAATTTATTATTAAAATATTAGTATTTCTTTTAATCTTTACAACTATTCCATTGTCACAATTACATGATACGTTTGCTATTGAGTCGGAAGAAAATGTGGATGAGATATTCGATTTAATTCCAGAAGAAATTGAACAAAACGAAGATAACGATCTTTCTAATCAGGATGAACCTATTTTAGAAAGTGATGCAGAAGAAGTAGAGGCGGTGGATCCTCAAAGGGAGGCTATTCTAGAGCAAGAGTTAGAAGAAGAGTTGCCAATAACAGAACCAGAAAATCACAAAAGTTCATACGAGGATGGAAATCGAAAAGAGGATGTATCTTTACGTACCGAGACCTCGAAGGTTTATGAAAATACTGATGGAACGTATACAGCTGAAGTTATGTTAGAACCTATCCATTTCTTAGAAGGAGAAGAGTGGATTGAATTTGATAATACTCTAGTGTCTTCAAGTGATGGACAACATTATGAAAATAAAAGGAATGAGTTTAAAGCTAAGTTTCCAAAAGAATCAAAGGTCAGAAACAACAGTAATCTCTTCACATACACGGTAAAGGGACACGAAATTAAATTTGAACTTATAGATGAAACTATTGATAGAGGAAGAAAAGTTCATAACAAACCACAAGATAGTAAATCAAAAAGAAAAGGTAATACCATAAAATATAACACTCCTTATTCTGGAGTTGATATTGAATATGTAGTAGATGGGACAAAAGTAAAAGAGAATATTATTTTACACTCCTATCAAGGGAGAAACATATTCAAATTCAACATCAAAACATCTAACAAATTACAGGCTGTTAAACAAGAGGATGGGTCTATTCATTTCCTAGATGAAACAGACAACTTTTTATTTTTTATCCAAAGGCCTTTTATGTTTGACTCAAACTTTGAACAGGACCCATCTGGTGTTTTATCTCAAGATGTAGTTCAAGATATAGAACAAACAAAAAATGGATTTATTCTGACGTTAACTGCCGATGAGTCTTTCTTAAAAGACCCTGAACGAGTGTACCCTGTAACTATCGACCCTTGGGTTGATGTATTTCAACCAAGTGATACGTATATTGCTAGTAATAGTCCAAATACAAATTACAGTAATAATACAGTTATGTTTGTTGGGAATCATAGTACACAAGGAGTAACACGTTCTCTCTTAAAATGGAACTTGCCCAATCTACCAAATGCAACAGTAGTGTCCGCTAAAATTGGTCTTCGGCAATCAAGTACCGGTGAAGATGTCCCTGTGCAAGCTCATAGATTAACAAGCCCATTTGACCCAACCACGGTGACATGGAATACACGTCCAACTTTCGCTTCAGGAGCAGCAGGAAGAGGAAACAGTACTCAAATATCTGAGTATCTTTATATACCTGTTAATAACCTAGTCAACAATTGGTATAACGGAACAACTGAAAATCATGGTGTACTTTTAAAATATTCTAATGACCATGAAACAACAATATCAAGAAAAGGATTTAGAACAACAGAATGGAATAATCCTGATGGTACGAATATTGGTAAACCAAAGCTGGTTATTGATTTCCGTCCAAATCTGTTACTAGGGATAACGGACTACTGGACATACACACCAGATATTTTTCAAGGAGAAGGTACGGGTGTTGTCAATGTAATTAACGGGAATTTGGTATATGATATCCCATTGCTTTCCCTTCCAGGGAAAACAGCCGCATTTAATCTTAATCTGAATTACAATAGCCTTTCAGGGATTGAACAAGCCTATGGTCGTGGATGGTTCTTAGATGCTCAACAATTTTTATTTATCAATTCAGGACAATCTGTCATTGAATACAGAGATGCTCAAGCAACAAGATATCACTTTACAAAAACAGTCGAAGATGATGAAAATTCTTATACTTCTCCAGAAGGAACCTTCTTTGAACTTGAAAAAATAGGTACCGGATTTAAACTAACAAATCCAGATGAGACTGTTTTATATTTTGATTCTAGAGGAAGAAATACAAGAACTGTTGATGAAAAGGGAAATACCATTCTCTATGAGTTTGATGGTACATCCAGAAGAATTACTAAAATAAGTGAGCGCTATGGCAATGAGACTAGTGGAAGAGACATCACATTACAATATAATAGTAATGGGCTACTCGAAAGGATAAGAGATTTTAGAGGCACTGAAACATTACTAAGTTATAATTTTTTAAATGATAAATACCGACTACAATCAATAACTTATGCAAACAATCGGTCTACTTCATTAAAGAAGAGGATCTCTTTCTCCTATAATAATGACCATCGATTAACAGAAGTTATAGATGCAAATGGGAATAAAGGAACAATAAACTACGATGAGGATAGCAGAGTTATCGAAGTAATTGATCCCCGTTCTACTAATACGTCTTATAGATTGGAATATTTTATAAGAGAGACAATTGTTACTGATGCTCGTGGCTTTAAAACTCAATTCAAGTATTCCAATATAAACAGACCAACGGTAAATGTAACAGAAATCACGGATGACTATCAAGGAACGTCCCCATCAACTACAAAGTATACGTGGGAGAAAAATAATATTATCGAAGTTATTGAACCTGACCCAACGACTGGACAAGCTGACAGTCCAAGCATATATACAGGCCAATATGATGATAAAGGGAATCTCGTAAGTGTGAGTGCTCCAAATAACTTATTGGTACAAAACGAGTATGATGATAAATCGAATTTAATTAAAGAACATGAAATTAATGGTTCTTTTGCCGAATATGTTTATGACGATGAAAGTAACTTAATATCAACTACAGACAACTTTAACTTAACAGACTTTTCATCGTATGATAAATTCGGAAATATTATCACAAGTACTAGTCAAAAAGGCATCGCGCACAATCGTTTAGTTAATTCTAATTTTGAAGTATTTAGCAATGACTTACCAGGAAACTGGAACAGAGCTCTAGAAGGTATTTATTTGTCAAGTGCAACAAGTAAATATGGAAACAGGTCAGCTGCCATCACGTTATCTCCAAGTGAAACAAGTGGCTTTTACACACAAACCTTTGCTGTTCTTCCTGAAGAAGAGGAAAAAAACTATGTTGTATCAGGATATATTGAAGCCTCAGGTATCACAGGTGAAGGGGCAAGAATCCGACTTTATCCACTAGATGCAAGTGGAAAACACCTTCAAAAAGACGGGAAAAACATTGAGTATGTGACACCTGCATTTTCAGATGCAGTCTGGATGCGTGTATCTGATTTCTTTACACTTCCAAAAGAAACAGCACAAGTCCGAGTGGATTTATTATTTACAGGAACAGGAACCGTCCGCTTTGATGCTGTCCAAGTGGTACATGGAGTTTCATTAGAAGAATACTATAGTAATGAGAATCCAAGTTTCGAGTCAGGAACCACTTCATGGACATTTAATTCACTCGGTTCAGGTGACGGGCGCTCAACGGAGAGAGCAAGAAGTGGAAATGCTTCCTTCAAAATAACAGGTTCTACTTCAGCGCAAAGACATGTCGGTCAAGTTGTACAAGCAAGTGGAAGAAAAGGTGATCCCCTTTCATTTTCAGGTTGGGCTTACTCAACAGGAGCAAATCAGACTGGTGCATTCGCGCTAAGTGTGGTAGTCGTGAATCGTGATGGAACAGAGGAAACTTTTAGTTATCCATTTAATCCTGCCGTTAAAAATGAATGGCAATTTATCAAACATACGGTATTCCCAAATAAAGACTTTCAACAAGTTAGACTCTTGGCCTTGTACCGTAATCAAACGGGAATAGTGTATTTTGATAATCTTAAATTAGAAGAAACAGCATCAACTGTATTTCAACAATACAGCAACGACGGAAATTTCTTAGTCAGTGAAAGAAATGCGTTAAATAAACAAACGAGTTTCACGTACGACCCAAATGGAAATCAACTAAGTTCTACTGACCCATTAGGACGAAAAACGAGTTATGAATATGATTTCCTTGACCAATTAAAGAAAATAACATTAGAGAATGGTTCAGCATCTTCTCCCGATAACATCTCAGTGTTGTATGATTATGATAATCAAGGGAATCTGACAAAACGTACTGATCCTCGGGGACATGTGACTATTTTTGAATACAATCAAGTTAACACAGTCACGTCAGAAATTGACCCTCTTGGGAAGTTTATCAAATATGATTACGACCAAAATGGAAATCAAACATCCGTTGAAAGAGGGAAAGGAACTACGGTAGCATCAAAAGAAGAATTTACGTATGACCGAAAAAATCGCTTGAGTGAGAAGTGGGTTAACGGCTCAAAAGTGTGGACAAATCAATATGACAGAGCAGATAACCTAACAAGACTCATATTGCCAGATCAAAGCTCCTATTCATTTACCTATGACGAGAGCAGTAGACTAGTCGAATTTCTTGAACCAAGTGGGTATAAGCTAGCAAATACTTTTGAAGAAAATATAGCAAGTACCTCTCATGGATTACGAACATCCTATCAAGAAACGGATATTCGAGGGACTGCACAAACCACATCGTTTAATTACGATATGTTAAAAAGAACTTCGTCAATCACAGGTCCAAGGGGTGGCGTTACGGAGTTTTATTATGATGAAAGTAGCCTACCAATTCGAATCAAATCAGGTGTTACCAATCAATATCAAAAATTTGATGGGGCTGGACAACTCATAGAGCAGAATATACTATTAAGAACTTCAACCTTACGACTTGCTTATTCATATAATGATAGTGGGGATGTAACGTCATATTATGATGGAAGTGCAGGTCATGGCTACACCTATGATTTTGCGGGGCGTCTTGCGACATGGAACTATCAGGGTTTATCTGCAAGATACACTTACGATAAAGCAGGTAATCTATTAAATCCAAACGGGAAAACGTATGAGTTTAATGCATCGAATGAAGTAGTTGGGTTTTCGTATGATGATGCAGGAAACCTTTTAAAAGATGATAAGTATATTTATAAGTGGGATGGGGAAGGAAGACTAGTATCACTTTCAAATTTAAATGGACAACTCCTTGAAAGTTATGCTTATCACCCTAATGGTTTACGTAAATCAAAAACGAATAACAGTGGTTTGACTTTAAACTACCATTACGATGGAACAGACCTTATTCGTATTACAAACACTAGCGGACACACGGTTTGGACGTTTACATGGAATAATGGTGAGCCTATAAGTTTAACGAATAGTACAGGTACAACTTTCTACTATGTCACCAATCGTCGAGGCGATGTGGTTCGAATTGTCGATGCAAGTGGAAATGTGGTAGCTCGTTACAACCATGATCCATGGGGAAGAGTACTCACAACCTCTGAAAACACTGTTGTTGCAGGACAACCTATTGGTTATGCTGGATATGTATATGACCGTGAAACGGCATTGTACTATTTACAAGCGAGATATTACGACCCTACTATGGCAAGATTTATTTCAAGAGACCCACAAATCGGTAGTGAAAACCATCCGTTCTCTCAAAATATGTACAACTATGCAATGAATAATCCTGTGATGCTGACAGATCCGGATGGAAATTTACCTTTCTTTGTTGTATTTGCAGTCCATATCGGCGTTCGAATGGCTATCAGATATATGGCAAGAAAAGGTGCACAAAAAGTTGTTAAAAGTATTGTTCGAAAAGCAGTTAATAAGGTCAAAACAATAAGAAATAAGGTTGTGGGTAATAGTGGCGTTTGGAGACATATCAAATCAACTGGACCATTAAATCATGGAACAAACATTCCGAAGTCTTTTGAACTTTCTATGGGAAAAAGTAAGTTCTGGGTCCATCCAAATGCAACTAAACATATGGCAGAATATTCTCGTTCTAGATCATTTTCTCATGGTAGAGCAATGTCCGAACAGGCAATGTTAACCAGTTTTCGTGCAGCAGTTAGACAAGCACAAAAACAGGGAATAAAATATGAGAAAATGATGAAAGTTGGAGGTTGGGAGTTAATTTTTAGCCCAGCTAGAAATGCTGGCCAGTTGCGGGTAATTAAACACGCTTTATATAAATGA